One part of the Dysidea avara chromosome 10, odDysAvar1.4, whole genome shotgun sequence genome encodes these proteins:
- the LOC136236570 gene encoding uncharacterized protein, whose translation MASKEIDVSSIVNESLDAQITGVLGDISPMKKGRGASHFHGEILDDNRRVQLYGFDGAIRKRLSEEMGNAVVLTNCQVKKARYSNDYEVLVGKGTTVEKTDKTYNVGLEKDVTITPLSELNDVPEYNKINCEVKVLQVDEPVCTSSGKMLQNVIVADQSGVVKMNFWEDDIKKSCCYQVLSI comes from the exons ATGGCATCGAAAGAAATTGATGTGAGCAGTATTGTGAATGAATCATTAGATGCTCAAATAACTGGAGTTTTGGGAGATATCTCTCCTATGAAAAAGGGAAGGGGGGCATCACATTTTCACGGAGAGATACTGGATGACAATCGAAGAGTGCAGCTTTATGGTTTTGATGGAGCCATTAGAAAGAGACTTAGTGAAGAGATGGGGAATGCAGTTGTGCTGACTAACTGCCAAGTAAAGAAGGCACGCTACAGCAATGATTATGAG GTGTTAGTTGGCAAAGGAACAACTGTTGAGAAAACTGATAAAACTTATAATGTTGGCCTGGAGAAAGATGTTACAATAACGCCACTAAGTGAGCTGAACGATGTACCAgagtacaataaaattaactgtGAAGTCAAAGTCCTGCAAGTGGATGAGCCTGTATGTACATCCAGTGGTAAAATGCTACAGAATGTCATTGTGGCTGACCAAAGTGGTGTTGTCAAAATGAACTTTTGGGAAGATGACATTAAAAAAAGTTGCTGCTATCAAGTCCTATCGATTTGA
- the LOC136236565 gene encoding probable tubulin polyglutamylase ttll-15, with amino-acid sequence MNKPHMRLRLNCIVLGGMVALGVVVICINYYEMRELRKAVETNARAATINKGAGVKSTGYYVWIHPENRPHLHHVTTVFQRVGYELSQVGWHVMWSHDYPFGSRRAEMMNLKENQKVNHFAGTGYFTNKASLAGANFSFMPKSFRLPQESALFKKEAVAHPEELWVMKSNEHRGIKVLRSPDLKTRNSFLQQFIRHPLLISGRKFDIGLYVVITSVDPLRVYVYNEEVLLRFCAKDYEPFDPDNVDSYVVGDDYTPTWEIPSLQQLYNRNKLSHKETLSVYLQGQGHDTHQLWSDMYKVVVMVVLKYESLVAKATRSFADPKHFFELVRFDFVIDNKLRVWLMEVNMSPNLSSAHFPPNAVLYEQVIFNLFSLVGVAKSTHNLNNQLSGNMEVSDRDVQVATSECLTSTCDDCSSLSCRLCYHCRSQQLTRVLKSAFLEHVHRRSYKRLFPPPVDHEKRWGSLSPGNYSDTNKLIIMWFMEKCKQDTHWCT; translated from the exons aTGAACAAGCCACACATGAGACTGCGATTGAACTGTATCGTGCTGGGTGGTATGGTAGCATTAGGTGTAGTGGTGATTTGTATCAACTATTATGAAATGAGGGAACTGAGAAAAGCAGTAGAAACTAATGCACGCGCTGCCACAATTAATAAAGGCGCGGGCGTCAAGTCGACTGGTTATTATGTATGGATCCATCCTGAAAAT AGACCGCACCTGCATCATGTGACCACTGTGTTTCAACGAGTTGGCTACGAATTGAGCCAGGTGGGCTGGCATGTGATGTGGTCACACGATTATCCCTTCGGCAGTCGTCGAGCAGAAATGATGAATTTGAAGGAAAATCAAAAG GTGAACCATTTTGCAGGCACCGGCTACTTCACGAATAAGGCCAGCCTGGCAGGTGCTAATTTTTCATTTATGCCGAAATCTTTTCGTCTGCCACAAGAATCTGCCTTGTTTAAGAAAGAG GCAGTTGCACATCCAGAAGAATTGTGGGTTATGAAAAGTAACGAACATCGAGGAATAAAGGTGCTACGTAGTCCTGACCTCAAGACTCGGAATTCTTTCTTGCAACAATTCATTCGCCATCCATTGCTTATTAGTGGAAG GAAATTTGATATTGGTCTCTATGTTGTGATCACTTCAGTTGATCCCCTAAGAGTGTATGTGTACAATGAAGAAGTGTTGTTAAG ATTCTGTGCTAAGGATTATGAACCATTTGATCCTGACAATGTAGACTCTTATGTTGTTGGTGATGATTACACACCCACTTGGGAG ATACCGTCACTACAACAGTTGTATAATCGTAACAAGTTGAGTCACAAGGAAACACTATCTGTTTATCTGCAAGGGCAAG GTCATGACACCCATCAACTGTGGTCCGACATGTACAAGGTGGTTGTCATGGTGGTGTTAAAGTATGAATCATTAGTAGCTAAGGCTACCAGATCATTTGCAGACCCAAA ACACTTTTTTGAGCTGGTGAGGTTTGATTTTGTCATTGATAACAAGTTGAGGGTATGGTTGATGGAG GTTAACATGTCCCCGAATTTGTCATCTGCTCATTTCCCGCCGAACGCTGTTTTGTATGAACAG GTCATCTTCAACTTGTTTAGTCTAGTTGGTGTTGCCAAGTCAACACACAATCTAAA TAATCAGTTGTCAGGCAACATGGAGGTTAGTGACAGAGATGTTCAAGTAGCCACATCTGAGTGCCTTACATCAACATGTGATGATTGCTCTTCATTG TCATGTAGGTTATGTTATCATTGTCGATCACAACAGCTAACAAGAGTACTCAAGTCAGCCTTCTTAGAACATGTCCATCGTCGTAGTTACAAAAGATTGTTCCCTCCACCTGTGGATCAT GAAAAGAGGTGGGGCTCCTTATCACCTGGCAACTATAGTGACACTAACAAACTCATAATAATGTGGTTTATGGAAAAATGTAAACAGGACACCCACTGGTGTACATAA
- the LOC136236566 gene encoding activator of 90 kDa heat shock protein ATPase homolog 1-like produces the protein MAKWGQGDPRWIVEERADATNVNNWHWTERNATSWSKSLLESLLVDLVFDGKEGTCKTVKVTEITGEASANNRKGKLFFFYEFVIKLKWSGHSLDNQEDKCTGTMEIVNLSDENDLDSIDVIVETKKTTSEAYALKSLVLREGVPVVKEQLGVYLKKLKEEFSQGMVLPRQNSSNNPPEKVVTATQPQQVSTTVTTNGVKKSGQANSSNHGYRIHTKKLSLTEDFKTTAEDLYYTLTNIERVKAFTDSTVILEPFKGGKFQMFGGNIEGEFLQLERNKKIVQRWRSKGWPEGHFSTVTIEILELDDHTQLRLVQTEVPDDQLERTQQGWRRHYFECMKNTFGYGSRLL, from the exons atgGCGAAATGGGGACAAGGCGACCCGCGGTGGATTGTAGAGGAGCGAGCTGATGCCACAAATGTCAACAACTGGCACTG GACTGAGCGCAATGCCACTAGTTGGTCAAAGAGCTTGTTGGAGTCATTGTTAGTTGATTTGGTATTTGATGGAAAAGAAG GAACTTGTAAGACAGTCAAAGTCACTGAAATTACTGGAGAAGCATCAGCTAA TAATCGCAAAGGAAAGTTGTTTTTCTTCTACGAGTTTGTGATCAAATTGAAATGGTCAGGTCACTCACTTGACAATCAAGAGGACAAGTGTACAGGTACCATGGAGATAGTTAACCTAAGTGATGAAAATGATCTGGATAGCATTGAT GTAATTGTGGAGACAAAAAAAACCACAAGTGAAGCATATGCCTTAAAAAGTTTAGTACTAAGGGAGGGAGTTCCCGTCGTCAAGGAACAACTGGGCGTGTACTTGAAGAAGCTGAAAGAAG AGTTCAGTCAAGGTATGGTTCTACCTCGACAAAACTCATCCAATAATCCACCAGAGAAAGTTGTCACGGCAACACAACCACAACAG GTATCCACTACTGTTACTACAAATGGAGTGAAAAAGAGTGGCCAAGCAAACTCCAGTAACCATGGCTACAGGATACACACTAAGAAGTTATCACTAACAGAAGATTTCAAAACAACTGCAGAAGATCTCTACTATACACTGACCAATATTGAG AGAGTAAAGGCATTCACAGACTCGACAGTGATACTGGAGCCATTCAAGGGTGGAAAGTTTCAAATGTTTGGTGGAAACATTGAAGGAGAATTTCTACAGTTG GAGAGAAACAAGAAAATAGTTCAAAGGTGGAGATCAAAAGGATGGCCAGAAG GTCACTTCTCAACAGTTACCATAGAGATATTAGAGCTGGACGATCATACTCAATTACGATTGGTTCAAACTGAAGTCCCCGATGACCAGCTAGAAAGGACACAGCAGGgttggaggagacactattttGAGTGTATGAAGAATACCTTTGGATATGGATCTCGGTTATTATAA
- the LOC136236572 gene encoding trafficking protein particle complex subunit 6b-like: protein MEGKGEISSDSSAVMLELLHMEMVSLFSSLDHKECQSKLEQLGRRVGATMAEQMTRDIPRFKNELDVLVFVCKQFWQQAWHKPVDNLKTNHQDVYVLLDNSFKLLSKMSTSEQYKSQAALYLSFPCGLIKGALTTLGITCHVTADVTEMPSCTFQVKVTTQ from the exons ATGGAAGGAAAGGGCGAGATAAGTAGCGATTCCAGTGCAGTAATGTTGGAACTGCTTCACATGGAGATGGTGTCGCTCTTCAGTAGCCTGGATCACAAAGAATGCCAG AGCAAGCTAGAGCAGTTGGGGCGTCGTGTAGGTGCTACCATGGCGGAACAAATGACGAGGGATATTCCACGCTTTAAGAATGAATTAGATGTACTAGTATTTGTATGCAAACAATTCTGGCAACAGGCATGGCACAAACCTGTGGATAATTTGAAAACGAATCACCAG GACGTGTATGTTTTGCTTGACAACAGCTTCAAATTGTTGTCAAAAATGTCAACAAGTGAGCAGTACAAATCACAGGCAGCTTTA TATCTGTCATTTCCTTGTGGTCTGATCAAAGGAGCTCTAACTACACTTGGTATAACTTGTCATGTGACTGCTGATGTCACTGAAATGCCATCAT GTACATTTCAAGTGAAGGTTACTACTCAGTGA
- the LOC136236569 gene encoding E3 ISG15--protein ligase HERC5-like: MTTARSQACDYLKLFGFGNNKVSYYRASDLQPVSRGDYDNLQLLGVSIGWDHVLACLADGANHMVYWTSDKLVKKLTTCLSSVCSVALVDRDITLLLTTSRNVIYLKGSSSNVVASNVTSIACCNVTISSNAVNSNMCCVLLQQGQLLFLKENHMIQHVRLPVLIQEVTCGHNHLLLLDTSGHVYSCGHGNRGQLCQGDTTNRTYPMVIDLTVAVTMIKISAGGWHSAMLSNCHDVYTSGWNCDGQLGHSDDIAIVTQPTLVATDDSVQFKLVSCGSRHTVAISNTNKLFTWGWNKYNQLPLPWQQDTVIINVQCGHWSTLLVTTSP, translated from the coding sequence ATGACTACAGCACGAAGCCAAGCTTGTGATTATCTGAAGCTGTTTGGATTTGGAAATAATAAAGTGTCGTATTACCGTGCTTCAGACTTGCAGCCTGTATCGCGTGGTGATTATGATAATCTCCAGTTGTTGGGTGTGTCAATAGGTTGGGATCACGTGCTGGCCTGCTTGGCAGATGGCGCCAATCATATGGTATACTGGACTAGTGATAAGTTAGTGAAGAAGTTGACAACTTGTTTGTCCTCTGTGTGCAGTGTGGCACTGGTAGATCGTGATATAACATTACTATTGACAACATCTCGTAATGTCATTTACCTCAAGGGATCATCCAGTAATGTTGTAGCCAGCAATGTGACAAGCATAGCATGTTGTAATGTTACTATTAGTAGTAATGCTGTAAATAGTAACATGTGCTGTGTATTACTTCAACAAGGTCAACTTTTGTTTCTCAAGGAGAATCACATGATCCAGCATGTAAGGTTGCCAGTCCTAATACAAGAGGTCACATGTGGACATAATCACTTGTTGCTATTGGATACCAGTGGTCATGTGTACAGTTGTGGCCATGGTAACAGGGGACAACTGTGTCAAGGTGATACTACTAATAGAACATACCCTATGGTAATAGATCTGACAGTGGCTGTGACAATGATCAAGATATCTGCAGGTGGCTGGCACTCGGCCATGTTATCTAATTGTCACGATGTCTATACTAGTGGATGGAACTGTGATGGACAGTTGGGACACAGTGATGACATTGCCATAGTAACACAACCCACCCTTGTTGCTACTGATGACAGCGTACAGTTCAAACTGGTCAGTTGTGGTAGCCGTCATACTGTTGCTATTAGCAACACTAATAAACTGTTTACTTGGGGATGGAACAAATACAATCAGTTGCCATTACCATGGCAACAAGATACTGTAATTATAAATGTGCAGTGTGGTCACTGGAGTACTCTATTAGTGACTACATCACCATAG